Part of the Pedobacter roseus genome is shown below.
AAGCTTCGCCCATATCACAATTAAGATCGATCATCTTCATATTTTAATGTATTTAAGGCTTATCGCCGTGGTAATCAAATTTAAATCGTGCTCACGTTCAAGATAAAGTACTTCTGCTTCTTCGGCCGAAATTTCGGAAAAACGAACTATATCGCCAGGTTTTAACTGGGCAAATACAGGTAAATCTACCGCAGCGATATGCGCGATGCGTGGATAACCACCAGTTGTTTGGCAATCAGCCATCAATACCACTAAATCACCACTTCCCGTTACCTGAATTACTCCTGGTGTTACAGCCGTGCTAAGCAGTTCTTTTTTCACTTTCCGCACCAATGGTGTTCCCAACAGGTGGTAACCCATGCGGTTGCTTTTTCGATCAATGCTATAATTTTTGGTTAAAAACGAAATGATCGAAGTGGCATCAAACCAATTGATCTCATTTCCTAACACCACCCGTACGATTTTTCTATCTTCAGGTAGTAAACTCTCGCGCGAAATGCGCCAGTTTGGATAAATGATTGCTTTTTTATTCAGCTGATCAAATAGCTGCTCAGCAACCTGGCTCAAGGACTGATTATTAATCAAAACATCTCCTTTTCGGAGCGCTCTGCCATTTAAACCACCAAAACCAGCCGTAAGGTAAGTGCTTTTGCTTTCCATCACATCCGGCACATTCCACCCTCCCGCAACAGCAAGATAGGTCCACACTCCTACAGGGTTTGCAATAACTTTTATAATGGATCCTGCGCGAAAAAACAATGGTTTTTCTGCAGGCATTAATTCGTCTTTATAAATCAGAAAAGCTCCGTCCCCGAATAAGCAACCAAAACATCTGTTTCGGCTTTAAAGGATACCTCTGCATAGCTAAATTCGATGGTTGCCAGCCTGTCATCGTTCCCTACTGCTTTATTGGCCAGCCGGTGTGCCAGTTGATCCATCGCGCCTGAAACAGGTACTGCCTGCGAAAGATACCGGTACCTGCCCAGATCTTGCACAGAACTTAACATACCAGGTTTAATGATGCTGATTTTCATATTCATTTTGCAGCATCATATTAAATTCGTCAATGTTTACGGGCTTAAAAACAACCTGATCTCCCCCTTTTAATAAAGAAGCCTGTGAACGGTTAACATCGAACATTTTTAATGGAGTCCGTCCTATAATCTGCCATCCGCCAGGGGTTTCCAAAGGATAAATACCCGTTTGCCCCCAGCTATACCGACCGCACCGGCTGGTATTTTTGCATCGGGAACAGCCTTCCGTGGTGTAGTTAAACGAACATCCATCCCACCCATGTAAGCAAAACCCGGTACAAAACCGATCATAAATACGGTATAAACCCCGGCAGCATGTATTTCAATTACTTCTTTTATGCTGAGCTTATTCGTTTGTGCAACCATTGAAATATCCGGCCCGAAATCTTCTCCATAACACACAGGGATCACAACTCTATCGCTTAGAATATAGGATGCTGCTCTTTTGTTCTGACCGATTTTTTTAAGGTATTGTGATACTTTATCGTAACAAAATTTGCCGGGAAGATCAGATCCTGCTACCGTTAAGGGATCAAAAAAAACGGTTAAACTGGAATAAGCAGGAACAGTGGTAATTAAGCCGGCAAAGGGATTTTGCAACAAAAACTGATTAAAACCGGTAATTATATTCAATAATTCCTCACTGATTAAGGTTCCAAACTCGATGGTTACCGATTGTTCACTTAATGCATAAATATTTACCGGATAATCTGCAGAAAAATACGCATGCTGTTCAGCCATATCAACAAACCTGATCAAATTTAGCCTAAATCATCTTTATTAATGGCGTAGAGACTAATGTTTAGCCATAAAAATGATTATATAATATCAAAATCGCAAAGTTTTGTCAATTTTATCTTTAAAAAAAGATATTATACAACTGAAAATTCTGACACAGCTCATTGTAAATAGATCAATCAGGAATATATATAAGTATAGAGACAGGGTATTAAGACCATTTTAATTTATACCTTTGTCTGATTTCACAAATAAATTTCAATACCTCTGCATGGGCGTTTTTCCTGAACCTAATAATGAGCATTTACGCTTAAAGGCGCTACAATCTTACGGGGTTCTGGATACGCTTCCAGATATCGATCTTGACGAACTTACGGTTTTGGCTTCCGAAATCTGTCAATCGCCAATTGCGCTGATCAGTTTATTGGATGATAAAAGACAATGGTTTAAAAGCCATTTCGGTTTAAATACGACAGAAACACCTAAAGAACAGGCTTTTTGTTCGCACGCCATTATGCAGCCAACCGAGCTGATGATTATAAATGATGCCCGTTTCGATCACCGTTTTGCTAATAATCCATTGGTAACCGGAAACCCGAATATTGTATTTTATGCTGGTGTACCTCTGGTTAATAGCGAGGGCTTTCCACTGGGAACACTTTGTGTAATAGACCGTAAACCACGCGAACTGAGTGAACAGCAGCAAAAGTCGCTCAGGATCCTGGCCAAACAGGTTATGACACAGTTAGAGCTTAAAAGAAAAGTTGTAGAACTGGAAAAGGCGAACAGTGTATTAGAAGAAACAAACGAATTTATCAGGCAGTTTGCACTTTCTGCGGCTCACGACATTAAAAACCCGCTGAGTTCGATAAAAATGACTTCGCAAATGCTGCAGAAACGACTGCTCAAATCAGGTGATACCGATAACCTGAAACTGGTAGACATGAGTCTTTCTTCGGCACAGAAATTACTCAACCTGGTGGATGATATGCTCAATTATTCTTTTAAACCGGAGTTGCTTACTTCTGCGCAGGCCGAAATACATCTGCATGAATTACTGGAAAGGATTTCGACAATGATCAAAGTTGATACCGGGGTAAACATCACCTTCCCTACTTTAACACAACCCATTTATTGCTCTACTATTGCTGTTGAACAGATTTTTTTAAACCTGTTAACCAACGCCATCAGGTATAACGACAAAGCAGCGGTTGAAATTAAAATCATGTTTGAGGAAAGTGATCATCAATATCATTTTGAGGTACACGACAATGGCATCGGCATTGATAACCTCCATTTAACCAGGATATTTGATAAACATGTTACCCTGAATAAAACCGACCGTTTTGACCAAAAGGGAACAGGCATAGGGCTGGCCAGCGTAAAAAACCTGGTAGAAAAAATGAACGGACAAATTGTGGTAGAATCAGAACCCGGTTTAGGCAGTATCTTCAAATTTAGCCTGGGTAAAATTAAGTCATGATCATTTAATAGCAATCAACTTTTAGAATCGTTTTTGTACCAGTGTTTAAATTCAATGGCTTTGCGCTGGCTTACATAAAATTCTCTGGCTGATGTAAAAGATGCTTTTAAAATCAGCTTCAACCTTCGCGAATGGCTTGGCTCATAACCCTCAATAACGTAACGGCTTATTATATCCGACCGGTTAATCAGGAAATATTCGTTTGCAGGCAGCTCCTTTAAACTCTCCCCAATTGTTTTTGTCCAGATGATTGATTCGCCGCTCTTTAAAACAGCAATAAAGCCGCGTCCAACAGGATAAATAGCAACAATATCTTTGTTAAAATCAATAATATCTGTCCGTTTTTCTTTGTTCGGTATCCTTATTTTAACCTGATGGTTTTGGTATTGCACCAAGCCAATAATTAAATAAAGTGCGTTAAGAGATAAAATAAACCCAACTATAAAGCCGTAACGAAAATAGCTTGTTGCGGGGATATTCCGCCCTATAAACCAAAAATAGATGGCTATCATAATAACCGCTAATAGAACTGCAACAATTATTCCCCATAAAGCTTGATAAATAATCCGCTTGTAAAAGTCGGGAAATTGCGGGTATAACCGATCTAAATATTTGATAACGTTAAAAACATATTCACCAATAAATAGCGTGATTATATAACTACCACTCAGCGCAAAATAGTAATATGAAAGTTTTAGAAGCTCAAATAGATTCTCAGGCTCACCATAGGCAACAATAAAGTGAGCAGATAAAAGATAAAATAATACCCTGTAATAAATTGATGGGTATGTGATTTGGTTATTACTTAAAAGCATAGAGCGCGCTTAATTTAATAGAACTAAAAGTGGCCATTGATTAAAAAATCAAATGACAAAATTTAGCATCAATCAAACATACAGCAAAATACTATCCAAAAAGACAAGCGTGTATCACTCAGCATAAAACTTGTTATCGTTCAGGAATAAAACATCTTTTTTTAATTCTCTTCGCAGTAATCAACCCTATGTTTGTTTCAATAAAGCACGCCAGGCCCCTTTCATTAGTTCAACATTTACTAACAGTAAAAAAACTTTTTCAAGCGAATTCACAAAGTTTAGAGAAGCTATTTTGCCAATTACATCATACGCTCATCAAGAATATAATCAACAATTCCTTAACCAACTTTTTTAGCTGTTTTTTCAAATGCAATAAAACAGTATTAACCTATGAAAAATAGAAAATTGATGTTCAGCCTTGTAGCCCTAATTGGGTTCGGCTCATTCTTTACGCTAAATGCTTTCAAAACAACTACAAAAACAGTAACACAGTATCAGTACCTCAGCAGTTCTTCTTCAGAAGCTGATTTACACAATATTGCAAATTGGGAAGAAGTTGATAGTTCTACCCCTAGCTGTGGCAGTTCGGGCAATTTAGTTTGCAGATATGAATATAATGGAGACATTAACGATTTTAACAACTACATTTCAGACAAAAGCGCCGAATTTTTGACTGATAATGCGGTATCAAGAAAACAATAGTGTACAAAGCGGGGAAAAATTTCCCCGCCACTATGGAAAGTAATATTGATGCAGTTGCGCGTGCCAAATCACCGCTCAATGATACACGCAAAAAAAGGTTCACAATCTTTTATGCAGAACAAATTGGGTTAGTTGATATTGCAACTGAAGTTAAAAATTATATAAAGGCTGCATTAAAAAAATCACCCCCAATACAAACACATTTTAGCGCTGAGGTTTAAACAATAATTTTTAGGTATTTGCTCTAAATACCTAGCCCTATTTAAAAAGGCTTTCTTTGAGAAGGCCTTTTTAAATCTAAAATTGTTTTTCTCCCTCCATAATTTATAAGTTACCCACATTAATTTTCTTAACACAATAATGTAGATTTTCAATCTACAGTTAAAGCCCCTTAAACTAAACCTATGGTTTTTTCGAAATAGATCTAACTCATCAAATATCATTTAAGACATGAATCGCTTATTTTTAACGGATTACACATGTAGGATTATGTATTTTTTTTCTACCGTTATTTGATGAAAAATATTGTAATTTTTATTTTACATCAACATAATAAAAACCATTATATATTGTAGTTTTACAAAAAAACAAAAACTATGAACAAAAAGAAAACATTAATTTATTTATCTGCGACATTACTTTTTTTTGCATCGTGTAAGAAAGATGAGTCAGCATCAGAATCTGAGACGAGTACCTTTAAAAATAAAGGCAACGGTAAACTCGCTAATGTCCCAGGCGCTGGTCAAGGTATGGATATTACACAAACAGGCCCAAATCAGTACTACTCAAGTCTAGGCGGTGGTGTTACATTTAATGCAATAACCTATTATTCCGGTCCCTATCAGAATGGTGAAGCTGCGCTGGAGATCTTTGGAGCAAGCCCACAGGAACCTGGTGCCCAGGTATTGACTGTTGGCCCTTACATAGTTTTAACACGATTTTTAAATGGCACCCCGGCAAACTTCAGTACTGGTTACTCTAATTTTTCACAGGCATACAGCGATTTCTTTACAAAAGCAATCGATCCATTAACAGGTTCACCAAAACAGGCCCAAAGGCCAAAATTAAATGATTATTTACCTGAATCATATTCTGAAGGCGGACCTAACCAGGTCGTTTATAAAGGTATAGTTGTTAGAAGTAAAAATTCTCCTACCACGCTAACGATAGTTGATGCAAGCACAAACGTAACTCCATATTTATCTCAGATGTATGAGCTTTTTCCTGATTTAGTAAGAAATGGTGTTCGTTATGACATAACTGGTAATGCAAAAGGAACTGCTGTAGGTCCAATTATGGGGGTAACTGCTGTAGAACTTTCAACAAATAAAAATGTTCCAATTTATGGTTTTACAGGAACCTATCATAAAGATAGTACTGGAACCATTATCATTAACAATTTAAGAATATACTTAACCAGTGAGGATTTCTTTGACTACCAAGGTAGTTTGTAAAGGAATACGACAATATATTATTTCGGCATTTTTGAGTTTAGCAATTATACATCCTCATTTAACAATGATATAATAATAATTCACAATTATATATTAGCTTTTCACAATCATGTATTAGCATTTCACAATGATTTGATCATATTTCACAATCTTAAATAAGATTTTTATAAATATGTATTAGCTTTTCACAATTAACAACAATTAAAATAGAATTTACAAAGCGGGGAAAAATTTCCCCGCTTCTGATAATTAAGGATTCTGTTCTATGCCCGAGAGGTTAATTATACTTTCAGGTATCGGCAAAGCATACCTTAAATCGTTTGGTTTTAATGTTTTGCCATTGCTATTCATGCTTCTGGCCATATCAATGTTGGCACCCATGCGGTTTAGTCGTTTAACATCCATCCACCTTAAACCACGCATCAGCAACTCTTTTCTTCTTTCGGTTAACACCCAGTTAAGTACTGTTTCTTGCTGGTTGCTTTGGTAAGGAATATAAACGGCTGTTTTACTCCATCTTTTCACTAATAACTGGTTTAGGTCGGCCAATGCTTCGGTTAATTTACCTGCCCTGGCATAACCTTCGGCACGGTTTAAATACATTTCATCAATGGCTGGTCCACAAAACAGGTTAAGGTTTCCGGTATAACTTCCTTTATATGTCCAGGTATTGTTAGCTGCACTTTTAAAAAATATTGTTTTCCTTAAATCACCAATTTTATATTGTGTGTATAGCTCGTTGGGTATTTTTGCCACACTGGGGTTGAGTATTGCAGGTGTATTTATCGATAAATGCATCAACACCTCGGTATTAAATTCGCGCACCGGGTTTTCGGCACTGGCAGTTAAGGTATTATAATCTAAAAGCTGATTGTTTAACTGCAGCGCCGAATCGGCATATAAGGTAGCCTCGCTATATTTATTCATGTATAAATAAGCCCTCGAGAGCATGGCAAATGCAGCTATTTTACCGGGGCGCATCACATGCACCTGTTTAACTTTTAATAAAGCAGCGGCTTGTTTTAAATCGGCAATTAACTGCTGGCAGGTAGCCGCAAGGTTCGATCTTACCGATGGCACATTAAAATCGGTACCTGTTCTAATTGGCAAACCCAGTTGTTGCTCCGCGGTACTTTCGTCATAAGCCTGGCACCAGATTGCTGATGCAGAAAACATACCTAAGCCTTTAAAAAAGTAAGCCTGCCCTTTTATATTGTCATAATCAACACTATTGCTGTTGTTACGTTCGATGTTGGGCAGCGATTCCAATATCGAATTCCCATAGTATACCGGGAGGTACGAATAATACCAATCGTTAGAAGTGCTTTGAAAAACGTTACTGGCTTCCCAATTGTACATTCGCCTGTCGCCATCTTTACTAAGAGCCGCTAAATCGACATCGGTAACATAATAATCGTTTGCGGAGACCTCACCAGAATAAACAGAGGTTAAATTTAAGCGTAATTCATCATCCAGTAAGGATTGCAAATCCTTTAAACTTTGCAAGGTAGCCAGTTTAGAGTCTGGTTTTGCCTCAAGGTATTTTTTGCAGCCGTTTAAACCGCATACCAGGGTCATGGCAATTAAATAACAGAATAATTTTTTCATGGTTTTTATTTAAAATGTAGCACGTAGACCAAAACTGAAAAATTTAGATGGTGGAACGGTTTCAACAGTATAATCAGGATCTAAGCCTTTTTTGTTCGCCCGCCAGATGATGCCCAGGTTAGCAGCATTGGCCTGTAACTGTACCGATTGAAAGGGCAAAAACTTTAACTTTTGTTTACTGAGCTGATAACTTACGGAGATATAAGCAATGCGGATATGATCGCCTTTTTCTACCAGCGTTTCGCTAAAAGTGTAAAAACTATCTCTATTGCTCAAAGCGGGGTACACCATTGAGGGTACATTGCTGAGGTTTTCATCACCCGGATTTTGCCATCTTAAAGCATAATCTGCATGGCTAATGCCATCATTAAAGAGCTTACTGTAATCAATGCTTGCACGCCTAAAATAATAACCAAACTTATAACTTAGCCTTAAGGTTAAACTTAAATCGCCATAACTAAAAGTATTGCCCATATTGCCGTAAACGGTTGGAAATACCGGACCGGCATAAACCAGATCGTTAAAGGTTGTACCCGAACCAACAATAGCATTATAATTGGTAGAAACAGTGCCATTTAAATACCCCTGTGGATTACCATTCTGGGGATCGAGGCCTGCCCACTTATAACTGAAAAGTGAATATACCGGGTAACCTTTGGCCAATATAATAGAATTGCCATAACCTACAAACGAACTCCCGTTGAGGCTGGGTTGGTAGACCTCCAGAATCTTATCGCGGTACAAACTAAAGTTAAGATCGCTCAACCAGCTGAATTTCCCGATGATGTTTTTGCTCCGCAGTAAAAGATCAAATCCTTTCGCCTCCATAGCACTTGTATTTTTGGAGAGAATAGACGTCGGTACAGCAGTATAATCAACGGGGCTTGTACCATATAAATCTGTAGCACGTTTTTTATATACCTCTACACTACCCGCCAGGCGATTATCAAGTATAGAAAAATCGAGGCCTAAATTAAAAGTACTTACCTGTTCCCAACGCAGATCGGGATTGACAAACTCCTTAAACCTCGATTCTACAGTACCTGTATAAGGCGAAATCACACTACCGGTTAATGTAGTAATGGCTGTTTTAGTCTGGTCAACATTTCCGCTATACCCGTAACTTGCCCTCAGTTTCAGTTCCTGCACCCAACTTACCTTAAAAAAAGGCTCATTCGTCATGTTCCAGGCCAATCCAGCCGACCATAGGGGCTTCCATTTATCATTTGTTTTTAATCCGAACAGATTTGAGGCATCTTTCCGCGCACTGGCCGATACCGTGTAACGCTGTTTATAGGTATAAGCAGCATTGCCATAATAAGAAACAAAGCGGTTAAGGTATAACTGCCTGTCAGTTGGTCCTTTATCAATAAAACTTGATGTGCCGTTAACAAAAGTTGGGTAGGTATTGCTTAAATCGGGATAGCTAAAAGTGGTATTTTCATCATTATACCCAAATAACCGACTAGCTGAATATTTGGTTTTGTTTTCATTTAATTCTGTCCCGGTAATCACATTAATTTCATGTACACCAAAACTTCTGCTATAAGCTAACTGTCCGCGAAGGTTTTGTGCATGGAGCAAACTCTCCGTTTCATCAAGCAAGCCACCTTTGGGCACCTTATAAATAGCAGTACCCGTGTTCGTTATTTGTGTAAAGAGGTTCACTAAATTTCTTGCTGTAAAACTATTGGCACCAAAAACACTCCGGCCATATAGCTGCTGAAGTTCGTATTGATATTTTAAACTGGCTTTAAAACCTTTAAATACGTCTACATTTAAACCAAAATTGCTTAAAACATCTCTGGTGGTCTGTTTAATATCATTTTCGAGGTAATCGGTTAAAGGATAATATCTCCAATCAGACAAGAGATTATAATTTAAACCATTAAGGTAAGACAGGCTATAATTTCTGGCTACAGGCAGGGCATTTCCATTGGCATCGGCCAGGTTCAGGTAAGGATATACCACATTAGCATTATTGCGCATGTCATTATAACCTGCTTTGCCATTTCCACTTTTAAACTGGGTTAAACGGAGCCCTATATCAACTGTTAACCATGGATATAAACGAATGGTATTGTAGCTGCTTAAATTCAACCTGTTGCTTTGCGCCGCTAAAGAAGAGGTGTTGGCATCGTAACCGACATTAAAAGTCCAATCTGTTATCTTGCCGCCCGCCCTTAGCGATAAGGCAAATTGCCTGTCAATAGCATTTTGATAATTGCTTTGAAGGATATCGCGCCTGGTATCCTGCTCACCGAGCTTTGCTAAAGCCACTTGCAGATCCTGATTGCTTAATGTTCCTTTTTTATTAGCTACCAAAAGCTCTACAACCGGCGATAATGGTGGTTTAGCAGTAGAATTGATTTTGGAATTGTAATAACCCTTATCGTACAAAAACTGTTCTACAGCAATAAAATCAGCAGTATTCATCTGGCTTAATGCGTATAAATCAGGTTTTTGTGTAATGCTAAAATTGCCCGAAAAATCGATGCTGAGCGATTGTCCTGCTTTTGCTTTTTTGGTGGTGATGACAATGACGCCATTACCTGCACGGCTGCCCCATATCGAGCTTGCAGCGGCATCTTTCAGTACCGTAATGCTTTCTACATCGTTGGGATTGATATTATTTAAATCGCCCTGATATGGAAAATTATCGAGTACCACCAGCGGTTGGCCCGGTCCGGTTATGGTGCTTAAGCCACGGACCATTAATTTACCTTTGGCACCCGAACGGTGGTTTACCGAAACGCCATTGGCAACCGCTTCCAACCGGCTTAAAACATCGGCACTAAACTGTTCGTTCAGTTTTT
Proteins encoded:
- a CDS encoding sensor histidine kinase; translated protein: MSDFTNKFQYLCMGVFPEPNNEHLRLKALQSYGVLDTLPDIDLDELTVLASEICQSPIALISLLDDKRQWFKSHFGLNTTETPKEQAFCSHAIMQPTELMIINDARFDHRFANNPLVTGNPNIVFYAGVPLVNSEGFPLGTLCVIDRKPRELSEQQQKSLRILAKQVMTQLELKRKVVELEKANSVLEETNEFIRQFALSAAHDIKNPLSSIKMTSQMLQKRLLKSGDTDNLKLVDMSLSSAQKLLNLVDDMLNYSFKPELLTSAQAEIHLHELLERISTMIKVDTGVNITFPTLTQPIYCSTIAVEQIFLNLLTNAIRYNDKAAVEIKIMFEESDHQYHFEVHDNGIGIDNLHLTRIFDKHVTLNKTDRFDQKGTGIGLASVKNLVEKMNGQIVVESEPGLGSIFKFSLGKIKS
- a CDS encoding LytTR family transcriptional regulator DNA-binding domain-containing protein, with protein sequence MIAIYFWFIGRNIPATSYFRYGFIVGFILSLNALYLIIGLVQYQNHQVKIRIPNKEKRTDIIDFNKDIVAIYPVGRGFIAVLKSGESIIWTKTIGESLKELPANEYFLINRSDIISRYVIEGYEPSHSRRLKLILKASFTSAREFYVSQRKAIEFKHWYKNDSKS
- a CDS encoding RagB/SusD family nutrient uptake outer membrane protein; protein product: MKKLFCYLIAMTLVCGLNGCKKYLEAKPDSKLATLQSLKDLQSLLDDELRLNLTSVYSGEVSANDYYVTDVDLAALSKDGDRRMYNWEASNVFQSTSNDWYYSYLPVYYGNSILESLPNIERNNSNSVDYDNIKGQAYFFKGLGMFSASAIWCQAYDESTAEQQLGLPIRTGTDFNVPSVRSNLAATCQQLIADLKQAAALLKVKQVHVMRPGKIAAFAMLSRAYLYMNKYSEATLYADSALQLNNQLLDYNTLTASAENPVREFNTEVLMHLSINTPAILNPSVAKIPNELYTQYKIGDLRKTIFFKSAANNTWTYKGSYTGNLNLFCGPAIDEMYLNRAEGYARAGKLTEALADLNQLLVKRWSKTAVYIPYQSNQQETVLNWVLTERRKELLMRGLRWMDVKRLNRMGANIDMARSMNSNGKTLKPNDLRYALPIPESIINLSGIEQNP
- a CDS encoding SusC/RagA family TonB-linked outer membrane protein; the protein is MKKQLLTLFLILCFSYSYAQYLVKGQVLSATDSIGISGVTVNILPGNFHTESDAKGNFQFNLPAGEYELNLSHIGYARQKIAIKVTQSVNLNLYLKPSANELKEVVVHTGYQDLPKERSTGSFVSINAKKLNEQFSADVLSRLEAVANGVSVNHRSGAKGKLMVRGLSTITGPGQPLVVLDNFPYQGDLNNINPNDVESITVLKDAAASSIWGSRAGNGVIVITTKKAKAGQSLSIDFSGNFSITQKPDLYALSQMNTADFIAVEQFLYDKGYYNSKINSTAKPPLSPVVELLVANKKGTLSNQDLQVALAKLGEQDTRRDILQSNYQNAIDRQFALSLRAGGKITDWTFNVGYDANTSSLAAQSNRLNLSSYNTIRLYPWLTVDIGLRLTQFKSGNGKAGYNDMRNNANVVYPYLNLADANGNALPVARNYSLSYLNGLNYNLLSDWRYYPLTDYLENDIKQTTRDVLSNFGLNVDVFKGFKASLKYQYELQQLYGRSVFGANSFTARNLVNLFTQITNTGTAIYKVPKGGLLDETESLLHAQNLRGQLAYSRSFGVHEINVITGTELNENKTKYSASRLFGYNDENTTFSYPDLSNTYPTFVNGTSSFIDKGPTDRQLYLNRFVSYYGNAAYTYKQRYTVSASARKDASNLFGLKTNDKWKPLWSAGLAWNMTNEPFFKVSWVQELKLRASYGYSGNVDQTKTAITTLTGSVISPYTGTVESRFKEFVNPDLRWEQVSTFNLGLDFSILDNRLAGSVEVYKKRATDLYGTSPVDYTAVPTSILSKNTSAMEAKGFDLLLRSKNIIGKFSWLSDLNFSLYRDKILEVYQPSLNGSSFVGYGNSIILAKGYPVYSLFSYKWAGLDPQNGNPQGYLNGTVSTNYNAIVGSGTTFNDLVYAGPVFPTVYGNMGNTFSYGDLSLTLRLSYKFGYYFRRASIDYSKLFNDGISHADYALRWQNPGDENLSNVPSMVYPALSNRDSFYTFSETLVEKGDHIRIAYISVSYQLSKQKLKFLPFQSVQLQANAANLGIIWRANKKGLDPDYTVETVPPSKFFSFGLRATF